The nucleotide window TAAATGAAAACGCAAAGAAACCAACCAACGAAAGAATCAGGGATTTCAAGACGCAATTCGATCCGGAATTGGCAAGTTTGTATTTCCAATTTGGACGTTATTTATTGATTTCAAGTTCACAGCCGGGAGGACAACCTGCGAATTTGCAGGGAATTTGGAACGATATGGTTACGCCGCCCTGGGACAGTAAATACACGACAAACATTAATGCCGAAATGAATTATTGGCCTGCAGAGGTTACGAATCTTTCGGAAATGCACGAGCCTTTTATTCAAATGGCAAAAGAATTGAGCGTTACTGGAGCAGAAACCGCAAAGATGATGTACAACGCCAACGGTTGGGTTTTGCATCACAACACCGATATCTGGCGCGTAACGGCTCCGGTTGATTCGGCTGCATCAGGAATGTGGCCTACAGGAAGCGCTTGGGTTTCTCAGGATTTATGGGAACGATTTTTATACACGGGAGATAAGAATTATCTAAAAGAAATTTATCCGATTATGAAAGGTGCTGCCGATTTCTTTTTGGATTTTATGATAATCGATCCAAATACAGGTTATTTGGTTGTTGTACCATCAGTTTCTCCCGAAAACACTCACGCTGGGGGAAGTGGAAAAGCGACTATTGCTTCGGGAACCACAATGGACAATCAATTGGTTTTTGATTTGTTTACGCACGTAATCGAAGCTTCGGAATTGGTTTCGCCGGATGCTAATTTTACCAAAAAAGTGGCAGCAGCTTTGGCAAAAATGGCTCCGATGAAAGTGGGGAAATACAGTCAGTTGCAGGAATGGCAGGATGATTGGGACAATCCAAAGGACAATCACCGTCACGTTTCGCATTTGTACGGCTTGTTTCCGAGCAATCAAATTTCGCCAATCAAAACTCCAGATTTATTTGAAGCCGCCAAACAATCCTTGATTTACAGAACAGACGAATCGACAGGCTGGTCAATGGCTTGGAAAGTATGTTGGTGGGCTAGATTATTGGACGGAAATCACGCTTATAAACTGATTCAGGATCAGTTGCATTTGGTTACTGCTGACCAAAGAAAAGGGGGCGGAACCTATCCAAATATGCTGGATGCACACCAACCGTTTCAGATTGATGGTAACTTTGGATGCACTGCCGGAATTGCCGAAATGCTGATGCAGAGTCAGGGTGATGCGATTCAGTTATTGCCTGCTTTGCCAAGTGTTTGGAAGGACGGAAGCATCAAAGGTTTGGTGACACGAGGCGGATTTGTAATCGATATGACTTGGAAAAATAATACCGTTTCTACATTGAAGATTTATTCAAGAATTGGAGGAAACTGCCGATTGAAATTGGAAAATACTTTGAAAGCTGACAAAGGAATCACGCTTAAAAAAGCAAAAGGGAAAAACCCGAATCCGTTGTTTTACGATGTTGAGGTGAAGAAACCAATCATTTCTCAAGAAGCAAAATTGCCTAAAGTACAATTGCCGAAGTACAATGTGTATGATGTGGAGATGAAAGCGGGGGAGACGTATAGTTTTTCTGCGAATTAATTGAAACATATAAGTCATATAAGTTTAGTTTGTCATTCCGACGGAGGAGGAATCTCCGTTGCTAGATCGACAAAGATTGAGGATTTTGATCGTAGAGTTACTTGCGGAGATTCCTCCTCCGTCGGAATGACAAAATTGAGTAGAAAATACAATTGTTGTCTCCGCGTGAGTGATGGCAGTGGAGCTCTTTTTTTGAGAGGCTTTTTCTGCCTCTCAAAAAAAAGCGGGAACGAACAGCACGACCCGAAGTTTTTCACGAAGGGGCACGCCATAATAAATAAAAAATAATTTGAATATGTTACATCATTTTAAATACAAAATAATCGCTTTCGTAATCTTGATTGCTACCTTGAATACCGGTTGCAAATCGGGTGCGGGACATTCGCAGAAAGGAACTTCGGTTATTTTAAAGGAAGAAAATTTCAAACATTATGTTGATTATTTCAACACAATGGAAGACGAGAATTTGAAGTTTGCGATTCCGAATGACAGTGCTTGGACGTGGATGGAAAAGAATATCCCGTTGTTTGAGTGTCCGCAGCAAAATTTTGAGGAAATCTATTATTTCCGTTGGTGGAGCGCTCGAAAACATATTATCAAAACACCACAGGGCTATGGCATAACTGAGTTTTTGGTCGATCGAAAATATGCCGATAAATACAATATGATTAGTTGTGCTTTGGGGCATCATATTAACGAATTCCGATGGGTTCACGATCCTAAATTTATTGAGCAGGATGTGCAGTTGTGGTTTAGGGGCAATGAAGGCAAGCCGATGAAAAAGCTGAGAACCTTTAGCAGTTGGACGGCTGATGCTTTGTACAATCGCTATTTGGTCAATAAGGACGATAAGTTTTTATTGGACATCTTTCCTGATTTGGTTAATGAATACAAAGATTGGGAAGGCGACCGAAGACGAAAAGACGGTTTGTTCTGGCAGTTTGACGTAAAAGACGGAATGGAAGAATCGTTGAGCGGGGCAAGAAAATTTAGAAATGCGCGCCCAACGATCAACAGTTATATGTACGGAAATGCGGTGGCTTTGTCGAAAATGGCAAAGATGAAAGGCGATAAAATTTTGGAAGAAAAATTTATTGCCAAAGCCGATACTTTGCAACAATTGGTGGAAACCAAATTATGGAATCCAAAAGACGAGTTTTTTGAAACGTTTACAGAGAAAGATACTTTGGCGCAGGTGAGAGAGGCGATCGGGTTTATTCCGTGGTATTTTAATCTGCCACAAAAAGACAAAGGTTTTGAGAAAGCCTGGGAGCAAATTAAGGATGAAAAAGGATTTTCGGCACCGTTTGG belongs to Flavobacterium aquiphilum and includes:
- a CDS encoding glycoside hydrolase family 95 protein, producing the protein MKLRSKITAICFGIFSFATAQNSELKLWYDKPASIWNEALPLGNGRLGAMVFGDPAVERLQLNEETIWAGSPNSNAHNKSIEALPKVRQLIFDGKFDEAQDLATRDIMSQTNDGMPYQTFGSVYISFPGHQKYTNYYRDLNIGDASAKVKYTVNGVEFTREIITAFSDQVIAVKLSASKPGQITCNVFMNSPIDKTVPSTEGNQIILSGTGTNFENVKGKVKFQGRLEAKNKGGEVSASNGILSINKADEVTLYISIATNFKNYQDITGDEIAKSKSYLEQALPKSFDEIKKAHVAYYQKFFNRVSLDLGINENAKKPTNERIRDFKTQFDPELASLYFQFGRYLLISSSQPGGQPANLQGIWNDMVTPPWDSKYTTNINAEMNYWPAEVTNLSEMHEPFIQMAKELSVTGAETAKMMYNANGWVLHHNTDIWRVTAPVDSAASGMWPTGSAWVSQDLWERFLYTGDKNYLKEIYPIMKGAADFFLDFMIIDPNTGYLVVVPSVSPENTHAGGSGKATIASGTTMDNQLVFDLFTHVIEASELVSPDANFTKKVAAALAKMAPMKVGKYSQLQEWQDDWDNPKDNHRHVSHLYGLFPSNQISPIKTPDLFEAAKQSLIYRTDESTGWSMAWKVCWWARLLDGNHAYKLIQDQLHLVTADQRKGGGTYPNMLDAHQPFQIDGNFGCTAGIAEMLMQSQGDAIQLLPALPSVWKDGSIKGLVTRGGFVIDMTWKNNTVSTLKIYSRIGGNCRLKLENTLKADKGITLKKAKGKNPNPLFYDVEVKKPIISQEAKLPKVQLPKYNVYDVEMKAGETYSFSAN
- a CDS encoding MGH1-like glycoside hydrolase domain-containing protein, with amino-acid sequence MLHHFKYKIIAFVILIATLNTGCKSGAGHSQKGTSVILKEENFKHYVDYFNTMEDENLKFAIPNDSAWTWMEKNIPLFECPQQNFEEIYYFRWWSARKHIIKTPQGYGITEFLVDRKYADKYNMISCALGHHINEFRWVHDPKFIEQDVQLWFRGNEGKPMKKLRTFSSWTADALYNRYLVNKDDKFLLDIFPDLVNEYKDWEGDRRRKDGLFWQFDVKDGMEESLSGARKFRNARPTINSYMYGNAVALSKMAKMKGDKILEEKFIAKADTLQQLVETKLWNPKDEFFETFTEKDTLAQVREAIGFIPWYFNLPQKDKGFEKAWEQIKDEKGFSAPFGLTTAERRSPRFRTHGTGTCEWDGAIWPFATSQTLTALANVLNDYSQNFVAKTDYFKQMELYVQSQYYRGKPYVGEYLDETTGYWLMGDRERSRYYNHSTFNDLMITGLVGLRPRADEKIEVNPLIPQEKWNWFCLDNVLYHGNIITILWDKTGEKYGKGKGFRIFKNGKKIAASEKLERLVSEK